Proteins co-encoded in one Opitutus terrae PB90-1 genomic window:
- a CDS encoding CocE/NonD family hydrolase, with the protein MKLPLSILLGILLTAPVLCAATAPLTPDIPQKFTTPTDLCDYEKREVMIPMRDGVKLFTVIVVPRGAQHAPILLKRTPYNATKRTSRAESPSMLAILPEGEDVFVEGGYICVWQDVRGKYGSEGDYVMTRPARGPLNDSGIDHTTDAWDTIDWLVKNVPESNGSVGMIGSSYEGFTTAMALLDPHPALKVAAPQSPMVDGWMGDDWFHYGAFRQATIDYYTFATAEKKAGPGILRRGYDDYENFLAAGSAGDFGRAAGLEQLPWWRKLTEHPAYDAFWQEQAVDRLLAKKPLTVPTMWLQGLWDQEDMWGTVHTYPVVEQKDTANDKNFLVLGPWRHSQVNGNGSKLGPLAFDGDTAREFRRDILRPFFDQYLKPGAAKADTPPVLIYNTGEKRWQRFQSWPADRDPHWSVETRPLYLAPRFHLDFAAPAGSASSTDAAYDEYVSDPAKPVPYLPRPIRFADQPRWQRWLVEDQRPFSDRPDVLTYVTEPLHEPLQIGGAPLVHLVASTSGTDSDWVVKLIDVFPPEYPVQPELGGYQLGIAMDIFRGRYRDSFEHPQPLAPNQPLAYEFALPHANHTFLPGHRIMVQIQSSWFPLYDRNPQSYVENLFFAKPGDYVKATQRIYHTSAHASRIDLPVLRRR; encoded by the coding sequence ATGAAGCTCCCGCTCTCGATCCTCCTCGGGATCCTGCTCACCGCGCCGGTACTGTGCGCCGCGACGGCGCCGCTGACGCCGGACATCCCGCAAAAGTTCACCACGCCGACCGATCTCTGCGACTACGAAAAGCGCGAGGTGATGATCCCGATGCGCGACGGCGTGAAGCTGTTCACCGTCATCGTCGTCCCGCGCGGCGCGCAACACGCCCCCATCCTCCTCAAGCGCACGCCCTACAACGCCACCAAGCGGACGTCGCGCGCCGAATCACCCTCGATGCTCGCGATCCTGCCCGAGGGCGAGGATGTGTTCGTCGAGGGCGGCTACATCTGCGTCTGGCAGGACGTGCGCGGCAAATACGGCTCCGAGGGCGACTACGTCATGACCCGCCCGGCGCGCGGTCCACTCAACGACAGCGGGATCGATCACACCACCGACGCCTGGGACACCATCGACTGGCTGGTGAAAAACGTCCCGGAGTCGAACGGCAGCGTCGGCATGATCGGCTCGTCTTACGAGGGATTCACCACCGCCATGGCGCTGCTCGATCCGCATCCGGCGCTGAAGGTCGCCGCACCCCAAAGCCCCATGGTCGATGGATGGATGGGCGACGATTGGTTTCACTACGGCGCGTTCCGGCAGGCGACGATCGACTATTACACCTTTGCCACCGCCGAGAAAAAGGCCGGCCCCGGCATCCTCCGGCGCGGCTACGACGACTATGAGAACTTCCTCGCGGCCGGTTCCGCCGGCGACTTCGGCCGCGCTGCCGGACTCGAGCAGCTCCCGTGGTGGCGCAAGCTCACCGAGCATCCCGCCTACGATGCGTTCTGGCAGGAACAGGCGGTCGACCGGCTACTGGCGAAAAAGCCGCTTACCGTTCCGACGATGTGGCTGCAGGGGCTGTGGGACCAAGAGGATATGTGGGGCACGGTGCACACCTATCCCGTCGTCGAACAGAAGGACACGGCCAACGACAAGAACTTCCTCGTCCTCGGTCCGTGGCGACACAGCCAGGTCAACGGCAACGGCTCCAAGCTCGGGCCACTGGCCTTCGACGGCGACACGGCGCGCGAGTTTCGCCGCGATATCCTGCGGCCGTTCTTCGATCAGTATCTGAAGCCCGGCGCGGCCAAAGCCGACACGCCGCCGGTGCTGATCTACAACACCGGCGAGAAGCGCTGGCAGCGGTTCCAGTCGTGGCCGGCGGATCGCGATCCGCACTGGAGCGTCGAGACCCGCCCGCTCTACCTGGCGCCACGATTCCACCTCGACTTCGCTGCGCCCGCGGGCTCGGCCTCATCCACCGACGCCGCTTACGATGAGTACGTCTCCGATCCCGCGAAGCCGGTCCCCTACCTCCCGCGGCCGATCCGATTCGCAGATCAGCCGCGGTGGCAACGCTGGCTGGTGGAGGATCAACGTCCCTTCTCCGACCGTCCCGACGTGCTCACCTATGTGACCGAGCCGCTGCACGAACCGCTGCAGATCGGCGGTGCTCCGCTCGTTCACCTCGTCGCGTCCACCAGCGGCACGGACAGCGATTGGGTCGTGAAACTCATCGACGTGTTTCCGCCGGAATACCCGGTTCAACCGGAGCTCGGCGGCTACCAACTCGGGATTGCCATGGATATCTTCCGCGGCCGCTACCGGGATAGCTTCGAGCATCCGCAGCCGCTCGCGCCGAATCAGCCGCTCGCGTATGAATTCGCGCTGCCGCACGCGAATCACACGTTCCTGCCGGGTCATCGGATCATGGTGCAGATCCAGTCCAGCTGGTTTCCACTCTACGATCGGAATCCGCAGAGCTACGTGGAGAACCTCTTCTTCGCGAAACCGGGCGACTACGTGAAAGCCACGCAGCGGATCTATCACACGTCCGCGCACGCCAGCCGGATCGACTTGCCTGTACTCCGACGCCGCTGA
- a CDS encoding ThuA domain-containing protein, translating to MKTALIVWGGWEGHEPKACADFFAAHLTNRGLAVQVQDSLNIFDDAARTAAFSLIVPIWTMGSITEQQEKNLVAAVMAGTGLAGFHGGMGDAFRGHIAFQWMVGGQFVAHPENIKDYTVNIVNRTDPITAGIPDFKVHSEQYYMLVDPRNEVLATTTMTPSPTAPWIAGVVMPCVWKKQHGAGRVFFSSLGHQRREFETVPEQLEITLRGMVWAAR from the coding sequence ATGAAAACTGCATTGATCGTCTGGGGTGGCTGGGAAGGTCACGAACCAAAAGCCTGCGCCGATTTCTTTGCCGCCCACCTGACGAACCGCGGGCTCGCCGTGCAGGTGCAGGATTCGTTGAACATTTTCGATGACGCCGCGCGCACGGCCGCTTTTTCGCTCATCGTCCCGATCTGGACGATGGGCAGCATCACCGAGCAGCAGGAAAAAAACCTCGTCGCGGCGGTGATGGCCGGCACCGGGCTCGCGGGATTTCACGGTGGCATGGGCGATGCGTTTCGCGGTCACATCGCTTTTCAGTGGATGGTCGGCGGGCAGTTCGTGGCGCATCCGGAGAACATCAAGGATTACACCGTGAACATCGTGAATCGCACCGACCCGATCACCGCGGGCATTCCCGATTTCAAGGTGCACAGCGAGCAGTACTACATGCTCGTCGATCCGCGGAACGAGGTGCTCGCCACGACCACAATGACGCCTTCGCCGACTGCGCCGTGGATCGCCGGGGTCGTGATGCCGTGCGTGTGGAAGAAGCAGCACGGGGCCGGTCGCGTGTTTTTCTCGTCGCTCGGACATCAGCGACGCGAGTTCGAGACGGTGCCGGAACAGCTCGAGATCACGCTGCGCGGCATGGTCTGGGCGGCGCGGTGA
- a CDS encoding methyltransferase family protein has product MHAVTDAKLAFRAIVSFAALPGIVAGVIPWVIAWGQPHAEHAWILGMVVLVLGGIGLGWCVRDFFLAGRGTLAPWDPPRQLVIVGLYRFVRNPMYLSVLLVVAGWGLFFGSWALATYAAVLAVGFHLRVVLHEERWLARQFRDEWTRYTREVARWMPKWPHDG; this is encoded by the coding sequence ATGCACGCCGTGACCGACGCCAAGCTCGCTTTCCGCGCCATCGTGTCCTTCGCGGCGCTGCCGGGCATCGTTGCGGGCGTGATTCCGTGGGTGATCGCGTGGGGTCAACCGCACGCGGAGCACGCGTGGATTTTGGGTATGGTTGTTCTGGTGCTCGGCGGTATCGGATTGGGCTGGTGCGTGCGCGACTTTTTCCTGGCGGGTCGCGGAACACTGGCGCCATGGGATCCCCCGCGGCAACTCGTGATCGTCGGGCTTTATCGCTTCGTGCGAAATCCGATGTATCTGTCGGTGCTGCTGGTCGTGGCGGGGTGGGGCTTGTTCTTCGGTTCGTGGGCGCTGGCGACGTATGCGGCGGTCCTGGCGGTCGGGTTCCATTTGCGCGTGGTGTTGCACGAGGAGCGCTGGCTGGCGCGGCAGTTTCGCGACGAGTGGACCCGCTACACGCGCGAGGTGGCACGCTGGATGCCGAAGTGGCCGCACGACGGCTGA
- a CDS encoding Gfo/Idh/MocA family protein, protein MSRPVSVGLIGCGKISDAYFSGTQAYSMLKIVACADLDQARAEAKAREHGVRACSVEQLLRDPQIELVINLTIPVAHAEVNTAALQAGKHVYAEKPFALDSTAGASVLALARERALLVGCAPDTFLGGGLQTARKAIDDGAIGRPVSAMAFMLSRGHETWHPSPQFYYQKGGGPMFDMGPYYLTALINFLGPVARVCGSTQSAFTERLITSQPLAGTKIPVETPTHVAGVLEFVNGGSATIVTSFDTWPYPLPRLLVFGTEGTLEAPDPNRFDGAVRIRDAKSDEFREFAPTHTVERGRGSGAADMACSILRRERSHRASGALAQHVLEIMEAFEKSSRTGRHVKIKSRCERPAALPVGLAPNELDE, encoded by the coding sequence ATGTCCCGTCCCGTCTCAGTTGGCCTCATCGGTTGCGGCAAGATCAGCGACGCGTATTTCAGCGGCACCCAGGCCTATTCGATGCTGAAGATCGTCGCGTGTGCGGACCTCGACCAGGCGCGTGCCGAAGCGAAAGCACGCGAGCACGGCGTGCGCGCCTGCAGCGTGGAGCAACTCCTGCGCGACCCGCAGATCGAACTGGTCATCAACCTGACAATCCCCGTCGCGCACGCGGAGGTGAACACCGCGGCGCTGCAGGCCGGCAAGCACGTGTATGCGGAAAAGCCCTTCGCACTTGATTCCACCGCCGGCGCGTCGGTGCTGGCCCTCGCCCGCGAACGTGCTCTGCTCGTCGGCTGCGCGCCCGACACGTTTCTCGGCGGCGGCCTGCAGACGGCGCGGAAAGCCATCGACGATGGCGCGATCGGCCGGCCGGTCTCCGCGATGGCGTTCATGCTCTCGCGTGGACATGAGACCTGGCACCCGAGTCCGCAGTTTTATTACCAGAAAGGCGGCGGTCCGATGTTCGACATGGGCCCGTATTATCTCACCGCGCTGATCAACTTCCTGGGTCCGGTCGCGCGGGTGTGCGGCTCGACGCAGTCCGCCTTTACGGAGCGATTGATCACCAGCCAGCCGCTGGCCGGCACGAAGATCCCGGTCGAGACGCCCACGCACGTGGCCGGCGTGTTGGAATTCGTGAACGGCGGCAGCGCCACGATCGTGACGAGCTTTGATACCTGGCCCTACCCGCTGCCGCGGCTGCTGGTGTTCGGCACCGAGGGCACCTTGGAGGCGCCCGATCCGAACCGGTTCGACGGCGCGGTGCGCATCCGCGATGCGAAGAGCGACGAGTTCCGCGAGTTCGCGCCCACGCACACCGTGGAGCGCGGACGCGGCTCGGGCGCGGCGGACATGGCGTGTTCGATTCTGCGTCGGGAGCGATCGCACCGCGCCAGCGGCGCACTCGCGCAGCACGTGCTCGAGATCATGGAAGCCTTTGAAAAATCGTCGCGCACGGGGCGGCACGTGAAGATCAAGAGCCGCTGCGAACGGCCGGCCGCGCTCCCGGTCGGACTTGCGCCCAACGAGCTGGATGAGTGA
- the rplS gene encoding 50S ribosomal protein L19, protein MNPIIKEITSAQVKKDITPFKVGDGVRVHTKVREGDKERVQIYSGIVIARKGHGIHETFTVRRISYGEGVERVFPVNSPNIVKIEVERESENMKARLYYLRERTGKAAVAIKEKDRSALIHAAKVAGAAATTEAAPAAPATPAS, encoded by the coding sequence ATGAACCCGATCATCAAGGAAATCACCTCCGCCCAGGTGAAAAAAGACATCACGCCGTTCAAAGTCGGCGACGGCGTGCGCGTGCACACGAAGGTCCGCGAGGGCGACAAGGAGCGCGTGCAGATCTACTCCGGTATCGTTATCGCGCGGAAGGGCCATGGCATTCACGAGACGTTCACCGTCCGTCGCATCAGCTACGGCGAGGGCGTCGAGCGCGTGTTCCCGGTCAATTCGCCGAACATCGTAAAGATCGAGGTCGAGCGTGAGTCCGAGAACATGAAAGCCCGGCTCTACTACCTCCGCGAGCGCACCGGCAAGGCCGCCGTCGCGATCAAGGAAAAGGATCGTTCGGCGCTGATCCACGCGGCCAAGGTCGCGGGGGCGGCGGCGACGACCGAAGCGGCTCCTGCCGCCCCGGCGACTCCGGCGAGCTGA
- a CDS encoding DHCW motif cupin fold protein: MKMTQIPFGVTDWSTVKPERKAGETGWADWRVCQFGNIRVRMLEYSAGYRADHWCEKGHILLCIEGELVTELKDGRRFVMRPGMSYQVADGAEPHRSSTTTGAKLFVVD, from the coding sequence ATGAAAATGACGCAGATCCCGTTTGGCGTGACCGACTGGTCGACGGTGAAGCCCGAGCGCAAAGCTGGTGAAACCGGATGGGCGGATTGGCGGGTTTGCCAGTTCGGCAATATTCGCGTGCGGATGCTGGAGTATTCCGCTGGCTACCGGGCGGATCACTGGTGCGAGAAGGGGCACATCCTACTCTGCATCGAGGGCGAACTGGTGACGGAGCTCAAGGACGGGCGGCGGTTCGTCATGCGGCCCGGCATGAGCTATCAGGTTGCGGACGGGGCCGAGCCGCATCGCTCGTCCACGACGACCGGCGCCAAGCTGTTCGTGGTGGACTGA